The genomic segment AATCAAAGCAGATGGTTGAAGAGTTTATGCTCGCAGCAAACACCGTCGTTGCCCAAGAACTCACTTCGAAGGCAGCTCCTGGACTCTTTCGTATTCACCCCGAACCAGACGAAGAACAAGCGGCCTCTTTCTCAGTAGATGCTAATACTTTCTATGGCGTTAGCCCTGGCGATATCACTTTAAGGCCAAATGCGATTCGCTTCCTCAACTCAATTAAAGGTCACCCAAGTGCCCCTGCTATCTCGATGGACTTTTTACGCACTATGCAAAGAGCTTCCTATTCATCTATGAAGGGTCTTCATTTTGGACTGGGCAAAAACCTTTACTCTCACTTCACCTCTCCTATTCGTCGTCTAGCTGACCTCTTGGTTCATCAACAACTATGGAATATGGAAGACAAGGGTGGTCCCGTCTATACCAAAGATCGCTTAGATGACCTCGCCGAAATCATCAATACACGTGAAGCCGTGACTGACGAAGCATATCGAACAACCGTTAATCGCTTTAAACTGCATTATGTGGAAGCTCTTGAAGCCGGCGATAGCGAACTTGAATGCGACGCCCTGATCACTCGAGTTTCCGTTAAAAAAATGCGACTCTACATCCCTCATTATGGCATGTATGCCAATGTCAATTTCCGTGATCTCGACTCCGACTTCTTTGATGCTGATGTGGAAAAAGGTCTCGTTGTCGGTAGACGCACGGGAACCACATGGTCATGTGGCGATACTTTAGAAGTTAAAATCCTCGGAGCTGACTTCAAAATGAGAGAGTTTATGGTGATGCCTATTGTCGAAGGCAATAAAGCTCCTAGTCAAAAAGCTCGCCCAGAGAGAAAGAAGAAAGAAGCTCCTACTGAAAGGTTTTTCGACGAACTTCTCCGCAAGAAAAAAGCACAAGCCAAAGCAAATAAGAACGAAGACACTGATAAACCTCCAAGAAAAAAGAAAAGAACGAGACGACCCAAAAAGAAGCGCTAACTCAGTTTTTATAAAGGTTTAAATGTGTCCCTTTAACCCCGGGCTTACATTTAAATACTTTGCCTGAATCAGGGTAATTCTTCCAGTCATCTTCAGTCATTTCATAACTCGCCGTTGTGATGTAAAGCTCGTCCTTACTTTCTCCACCGAAGCAACAAGAAGTCACCTTTTTACAGGGAAGAACTATTTCATCCATAACTTCACCTGTTTGAGAATGAATCCGAAGAACTTTATAGCCATTCCAAAGCGCTAACCAAAGATGTCCTTCCTCATCAATACACATCCCATCTGGATAAACATCTTGCTCCTTAACTTCAAACAAAACATCTCCGCCAACTAAAGTCATCGCATCAGCATCATAATAATATTTTTTAATCTGCTTGGTCGGAGAGTCCACGTAGTAAAAAGTGTTCTCATCCCAACACAAGCCATTTGAGGTCGTAACTCCATCCAAGACTTTAAAAATCACGCCTTGATCCATGGCATATAAACTCCCATCTGGATTCACCTCTTTCATATCCATCGTTCCCGCCCAATAACGACCCAAATCATCTACCTTGCCATCATTAAAGCGTAAACCTTCTTGAGAGTCTTCTAGTTTTTTTATGTTTTTCAGCACACCGTTCTCAAAGCGATAAAAACCATCGTTGAGTGTAAAAACTAAATTACCACTCTCATCATAAGCCAATGAACTGGGCATCATTTCCATTTCATAGGATTTCAGTTCACCGTCCACTTCTTGCCAAATCTTTTTCCCCAAGATATCGACCCAAGCAAAACCAATCTTTGACCAGCAAGGCCCCTCGCCCAATATACTCACCTCATCGAAGGCAAGTTCTACACTCTTTGACATATTTCACCCTTTTACACTTTCTATTTAAACTAGCATCAACAATACATTGATTTCCATTCGCTTTCATCTAAATTCTAGTAAAGTTTAGCCATAATTTAGGATATATAATGATCAGCGTTCAAGAGGCCGAAAAACTCATTCGCCAAAACAGCCCCAACTACTACAGCGAGTCGATCCCCACTATTGAAGCTCACGGTCGCATTCTTGCCGAAGACATCCTAGCCGAAAGAGAGAATCCGCCCTTTAATCGCGTCGCTATGGATGGCATTGCGATCAATTATGCTCAATGGCAAAACTCACGTACATCTTTTGAAATCAAAGGCACGCAAGCTGCGGGCCACCCACCTCTAAGTCTCGAAGACCCCAGCACCTGCTTAGAAGCCATGACAGGTGCCGTACTCCCTTCCGGATGTGACTGCGTAATCCCCGTTGAAAGAATTTCTGTCACAAATAACGTAGCGACTCTTGAAGACGGACTCGAACTTCAACAATGGCAAAACGTCCATATCCAAGGCAGCGACCACTCCCAAGGTTTTAAGCTAGCTAGAACTGGCCAAGTACTGAATGCTCCAGAGATCGCCGTTGCCGCCGCCGCTGGTTATGGTCAAGTCAAAGTTGCGAAACTCGCAAAAGTTGCAGTCATCGCAACTGGAGACGAATTGGTCTCAGCTGGTGTCGACATCAAACCCTGGCAAATCAGACGATCCAACACCACTTCTATTGTTGCTTCCTTAAAATCAGCTGGTTATGACGCCAAGGAATATCACTTAAAAGACGATCTAGATGCTCTAAGGGACAAACTCCGAGATTTACTCGAAAGTAACGACATGCTCATCCTAACAGGTGGTGTCAGCATGGGAAAATTTGATTTTGTTCCTCAAGTCCTTAAAGAACTAAGTGTTGAACAGATATTCCACAAGGTCACACAAAGACCTGGCAAACCCCTTTGGTTTGGCACGAGTTCAAATAAAAGTGTCTTTGGTTTACCCGGCAACCCCGTATCAGCACTTATCAATTTTCAGCGCTACATACTGCCTCAATTAAACAGAAGCCAAAACGCGCTTTGCCCTCCACAACTCAAAGCTGAACTCGCAGAAGATTTTACTTTCAAAAAGAACATGACGCGCTTCCTCCCCGTCTGCGTTGAATCAAATGGCCCGAAACTTCTTGCAAGACCACAAAGAACTAATGGTTCCGGTGACTTTGGCTCTTTATCTGGCTCCCACGGTTTCATAGAACTCGAAGCCGAGATAAGCGACTTTAAAAAAGGCCATGTCGCCATTTTTTATCCTTGGTGATTTATGGAAATTTTCGATAAATTCACTCGCCCCATGCGCGACCTCCGACTCTCAGTCATTGATGCTTGCAACTTCCGCTGCCTTTACTGCATGCCACCGGATCGTGATTATGATTTTTTCAAAAAGAATGAAATGCTCTCTGTGAACGAAGCCATTCGCTTAAGTGAAATATTCGTCCAGCTCGGTGTAAGACGCATACGACTCACTGGCGGCGAGCCTCTCCTTAGAAAAGACCTTGATCAAATCATTGCGGGCATCGCAAAAATCCCAGAGCTCGAAGACCTAGCAATAACCACCAACGCTAGTTTGCTCGCCGACAAAGCCCAAATGCTTAAGGACAATGGCGTTAAACGACTCACAATTAGCCTTGACGCTATCGATCCAGACCTATTTAAACAAATGTCAGGTGGGCGCAGCTCTGTAGATCAAGTGATTAAAGGCATTGATGCCGCATTGAATTGCGGTTTCAGCAACACGAAGCTCAATTGCGTGATCGAAAAAGGTTTAAATGAAAGCCAAATCATCCCCTTAACTGAATTTGCGCGGGAACGTCAACTCAAGCTACGTTTTATTGAGTTCATGGATGTTGGTAATTGCAATCAATGGAATCTTGAAAAAGTTGTTCCCTCAGCTGAAGTCAAAAAAATCATCTCTGCAAAATGGCATCTCACTGAACTGGAACCTAAATTTTATGGAGAAGTGGCTAAAGCCTACCAATTCGAAGATGGCCAGGGGGAAATTGGCTTCATCTCCTCTGTGACTCAAGCTTTCTGCAAAGATTGTACTAGGGCTCGAATTTCGTCTGATGGTAAACTCTACACCTGCCTCTTTTGCGCCCGAGGCACTGACCTCCTAAGTCCCATGAGACAGGATCAGGACGACTCGGAAATAGCTAAGCTCATCAAAAATGTATGGGAAAAGCGTACGAATCGTTATTCTGAAGAACGCATGGATGCCTTGAAACACCCTCGCCAACACGATATCGTCGAAATGTTTAAGATGGGTGGCTAAATATCCGGGTAAAACTCTCTCATCTCTTCGAGTGTGCCCAAACTAAAGCGACCAAAATCTGGATCAAAAGCACAGGCGTCTTTCTTTATTAATTTATGACGATTTTGTGCAACTTTATCATAAAAATAATCTCGGCCTGGAAATACACTTACAACACCACCTACAAGTGGCCACAAATAGCGGCAATCACTTAGTGCTTTTACCACTGCTTTCGAACGCAAAAGAACTTGCTCACCATCATACATGACTAAGCTATCTAAATTCTGAGGGTCAAAATTAAATTTTGTGAGTAAATAAACTCCAGCTTCAGAAGTCGAAGAAATAAAGCGAATCTGTGCACGCTCTTTGTTTAAGCGTTTAATCAAGAAGCCAACGGCCCAATGGCACAGCCCGCAATCACCATCGTATATAAGCAGCTTCACTGCTAAAGAACTTCCTCGCCCGACATGAGTTTCCAGTTAAACTCAACTGGCACACTCAACTCATAATGTTTTTTCATAAAGGCTAATAAATAGTCGCGCATGGTTTTCTTTGATTGCCAAACCAACTTAGCATCTTGCAACATCTCATACCCTAAAGCACCATTGGTACGGAAGTGATAAAAGGCAACTTTCAAATTCTGCTCATCACTCACAGGCTCACCTAAGTAAGTCAGTTCTTTAATACGCCTTCCGGGCTTACAGGACAAATCGGCTTGGTAGTAGACTCCCGACCATATATCATAAGTGTAAATTCTTGACCCGGGCTCAACATCACCTGATTCATCACACTCAAAAAAGCTCAAACTCTGCTCTAAAGCTTTTCTCAAAGTCTTGCCATTCATAGACAAAACGTGTAAGTAGTTATCTGGAACTAGATTTAAAATCGTGCGTCGAGTAATAGTCCCCGACTTCCAGCCATCTAATTTCCAAAAGGCCGCTGCAGAAATATCGCAATCAGTAGCATCTTGAATCACCATGTGGACTAAACTCATCAAACGACTTGGATACATCAAGGCTTCTCGACTTGAAGAGAAGGAAAAATCATCCAAAGATTCACCAATCGGTTCATCTAACCACTCAACAGTGCTTTCTAATACTCGACGTGAAGATTCCAATAAATTCTTTTCCAAACGTTGGCCTTTAACAGGGATATTCTCCGATTGAATTTCCACCTCACCTTCAGCCCATTCAATATCTATTCGACCTAGATAATGACCATAACAAGCCGCTTGAATTGTATGAACACCATTAATTTCGCGATCACTTAATAAGCTATGTGTATGGCCGGTAATAAAAAGATCGATTTCAGGGTATTTTTCACAAATTTGCGAGCGTAAATCTAGCTTTTCAGGAACTTCTTGACTCCAAAATGGAGTCTTAGAATCATAACCACCATGAGATGAAACGACAATTAAGTCCACACCAAAATCTTTAACTTCTTTAAGGATTGGACCCAAAACTTCCAGAGGATCTAAAAAAGTTAAACCCTTGATCGCATCTTCATGAGCTAATTCAGCTGTTTCAGGAGTTGTCAAGCCAATGAATGCCACCTTTTTGGCGCTCTCAGTAGTTTGTATATGCCAGGCAGGACCAAATGCTGGATTGCCACCACGGTTTTTTACTAAATTGGCTCCCAACCAAGGAAAATTTGACTGCTCAACGGCTTTATCTAAATACTTGCGACCAAAATCAAATTCATGATTACCCACAACAGAAAAAGCGCAATCCAGTTCATTGAGGGCATTAACCATTGGATTAGAATAACGCTTGTCCTCACCACAGCGCAAAGAAATCAAAGAGCCCGATAGAGTATCGCCATTATCAAAAAAGATAACTTCCTTCTCTTCCCGCCTAATACGCTTAATGAGGCTAGCCGTCTGAATAAGTCCATGGCTCGACTTTTGATCAGTGAGGTAACTATCCGCCACTAAAAAACCATGTAAGTCCGTCGTGTAGACTAAGGTAAGTTTATCTTTCATTTAACATCTCTAAAACTATTGAGCTTTGAATATACAAAAAAATCCTTATAGATGCAAGCTCTTATCAATTAAACACGTGTCTTAATTAATGATTAGAACATGAAAGATTGCCCTTAAATTACACTCAGCCTTTTATTAAAAAGCAACTGCGATATATTTGCCAAATTTCTAATCTTC from the Lentisphaera araneosa HTCC2155 genome contains:
- a CDS encoding SMP-30/gluconolactonase/LRE family protein; this encodes MSKSVELAFDEVSILGEGPCWSKIGFAWVDILGKKIWQEVDGELKSYEMEMMPSSLAYDESGNLVFTLNDGFYRFENGVLKNIKKLEDSQEGLRFNDGKVDDLGRYWAGTMDMKEVNPDGSLYAMDQGVIFKVLDGVTTSNGLCWDENTFYYVDSPTKQIKKYYYDADAMTLVGGDVLFEVKEQDVYPDGMCIDEEGHLWLALWNGYKVLRIHSQTGEVMDEIVLPCKKVTSCCFGGESKDELYITTASYEMTEDDWKNYPDSGKVFKCKPGVKGTHLNLYKN
- a CDS encoding molybdopterin molybdotransferase MoeA, encoding MISVQEAEKLIRQNSPNYYSESIPTIEAHGRILAEDILAERENPPFNRVAMDGIAINYAQWQNSRTSFEIKGTQAAGHPPLSLEDPSTCLEAMTGAVLPSGCDCVIPVERISVTNNVATLEDGLELQQWQNVHIQGSDHSQGFKLARTGQVLNAPEIAVAAAAGYGQVKVAKLAKVAVIATGDELVSAGVDIKPWQIRRSNTTSIVASLKSAGYDAKEYHLKDDLDALRDKLRDLLESNDMLILTGGVSMGKFDFVPQVLKELSVEQIFHKVTQRPGKPLWFGTSSNKSVFGLPGNPVSALINFQRYILPQLNRSQNALCPPQLKAELAEDFTFKKNMTRFLPVCVESNGPKLLARPQRTNGSGDFGSLSGSHGFIELEAEISDFKKGHVAIFYPW
- the moaA gene encoding GTP 3',8-cyclase MoaA, yielding MEIFDKFTRPMRDLRLSVIDACNFRCLYCMPPDRDYDFFKKNEMLSVNEAIRLSEIFVQLGVRRIRLTGGEPLLRKDLDQIIAGIAKIPELEDLAITTNASLLADKAQMLKDNGVKRLTISLDAIDPDLFKQMSGGRSSVDQVIKGIDAALNCGFSNTKLNCVIEKGLNESQIIPLTEFARERQLKLRFIEFMDVGNCNQWNLEKVVPSAEVKKIISAKWHLTELEPKFYGEVAKAYQFEDGQGEIGFISSVTQAFCKDCTRARISSDGKLYTCLFCARGTDLLSPMRQDQDDSEIAKLIKNVWEKRTNRYSEERMDALKHPRQHDIVEMFKMGG
- a CDS encoding thiol-disulfide oxidoreductase DCC family protein; this encodes MKLLIYDGDCGLCHWAVGFLIKRLNKERAQIRFISSTSEAGVYLLTKFNFDPQNLDSLVMYDGEQVLLRSKAVVKALSDCRYLWPLVGGVVSVFPGRDYFYDKVAQNRHKLIKKDACAFDPDFGRFSLGTLEEMREFYPDI
- a CDS encoding bifunctional metallophosphatase/5'-nucleotidase encodes the protein MKDKLTLVYTTDLHGFLVADSYLTDQKSSHGLIQTASLIKRIRREEKEVIFFDNGDTLSGSLISLRCGEDKRYSNPMVNALNELDCAFSVVGNHEFDFGRKYLDKAVEQSNFPWLGANLVKNRGGNPAFGPAWHIQTTESAKKVAFIGLTTPETAELAHEDAIKGLTFLDPLEVLGPILKEVKDFGVDLIVVSSHGGYDSKTPFWSQEVPEKLDLRSQICEKYPEIDLFITGHTHSLLSDREINGVHTIQAACYGHYLGRIDIEWAEGEVEIQSENIPVKGQRLEKNLLESSRRVLESTVEWLDEPIGESLDDFSFSSSREALMYPSRLMSLVHMVIQDATDCDISAAAFWKLDGWKSGTITRRTILNLVPDNYLHVLSMNGKTLRKALEQSLSFFECDESGDVEPGSRIYTYDIWSGVYYQADLSCKPGRRIKELTYLGEPVSDEQNLKVAFYHFRTNGALGYEMLQDAKLVWQSKKTMRDYLLAFMKKHYELSVPVEFNWKLMSGEEVL